From a region of the bacterium genome:
- a CDS encoding YtxH domain-containing protein, with protein MCEEKENLVLPFIGGVLVGAILGLLFSPSTGRENREKIKSLAQNLAEQIKRKIEEERAENI; from the coding sequence ATGTGTGAAGAAAAAGAAAACCTCGTATTACCCTTCATAGGGGGCGTGCTGGTTGGAGCAATATTAGGCTTACTTTTCTCCCCATCAACGGGGAGAGAAAACAGAGAGAAAATAAAATCACTTGCTCAAAATCTGGCAGAGCAAATTAAACGAAAAATAGAGGAAGAAAGGGCAGAAAACATTTAA
- the gap gene encoding type I glyceraldehyde-3-phosphate dehydrogenase: protein MAVKVAINGFGRIGRQILKIGFERKNLEFVAVNDLAEPEILATLLKYDSVFRKYDKEVKVEGDYIIVDSQRIKVFKEKDPSAINWGEVGAQIVVESTGLFTNKEKASVHLKDTVKKVIISAPAKGEIDATIVMGVNEHIYDPEKHHVISNASCTTNAFAHLVKVLHENFHIKRGVMTTVHAYTNDQRILDQPHKDVRRARAAGLSIIPTSTGAAKTIFEIYPELKGKIEAHALRVPVADVSIVDFACEVEKATSPQEVNEAFKKSASKYLMYCEEPLVSIDFVGDSHSVIFDATLTQVVNGTLVKVYGWYDNEWGYSTRLVDLIEYVGERL, encoded by the coding sequence ATGGCAGTAAAGGTGGCAATAAATGGGTTTGGTAGAATCGGAAGACAAATTTTAAAGATTGGCTTTGAAAGGAAAAACCTTGAGTTTGTCGCAGTTAATGATCTTGCAGAGCCTGAGATTCTTGCCACACTCTTAAAATATGACTCCGTTTTTCGCAAATACGATAAGGAAGTTAAGGTAGAGGGAGATTATATTATCGTGGACTCCCAACGCATCAAAGTTTTCAAGGAAAAAGATCCTTCAGCAATTAATTGGGGTGAGGTAGGTGCCCAGATCGTAGTAGAGTCAACAGGATTATTTACCAATAAGGAGAAAGCTTCAGTACATTTAAAAGATACAGTTAAGAAAGTTATTATCTCTGCACCAGCAAAAGGTGAGATTGATGCAACCATAGTAATGGGAGTGAATGAACACATCTACGACCCGGAGAAGCACCATGTAATTTCTAACGCTTCTTGTACCACAAATGCCTTTGCACACTTAGTAAAAGTACTTCATGAAAACTTCCATATTAAGAGAGGCGTCATGACGACCGTACATGCTTATACCAACGATCAGCGAATCCTTGACCAGCCTCATAAAGATGTAAGAAGAGCAAGAGCTGCAGGACTTTCAATCATCCCAACTTCCACAGGGGCAGCCAAAACCATTTTTGAAATATACCCGGAACTTAAAGGAAAAATAGAGGCACATGCTCTAAGGGTACCCGTAGCAGATGTATCCATAGTGGACTTCGCGTGTGAGGTAGAAAAAGCAACTTCACCCCAAGAAGTTAATGAAGCATTTAAAAAGTCTGCTTCTAAATATTTAATGTATTGCGAGGAACCCCTCGTCTCCATAGACTTTGTCGGCGATTCACACTCTGTAATTTTCGACGCTACCCTTACGCAGGTAGTAAACGGAACACTTGTAAAGGTTTACGGTTGGTATGACAATGAATGGGGTTATTCTACAAGGTTGGTGGACCTAATCGAATATGTTGGGGAGAGATTATGA
- a CDS encoding phosphoglycerate kinase encodes MSLNKLSILDVSDDLFKGKKVFVRVDFNVPIDNDGKIVDDTRIRKTLPTITYLLDREAKVILASHLGRPKGKDLKYSLKPVAEHLSKIIQREVKFVDDCIGEKVEKAIQQLNDGEILLLENVRFYKEEEKNDPEFSKKLASYFDVYVNDAFATAHRAHASTYGMAEYMEIRLAGLLMKKEIEVLSKVRDNPEHPFVVILGGAKVKDKIGIIKYLLPKADALMIGGGMAYTFLYALGQKIGKSILDKDMLDQVKEFLATEKIILPEDHVVADKLEEGCTYKAVKEIPDDMIGVDIGPKTVTRYISALPDSGTLFWNGPLGVIEIEEFAKGSIELLKAVAYKTSKGLFSVIGGGDTLTVLEKAKIDEDAFSHVSSGGGATLEFLAGIDLPGIKILQDKK; translated from the coding sequence ATGAGCCTCAATAAGCTCTCCATATTAGACGTATCGGATGATTTATTTAAGGGCAAAAAGGTTTTCGTAAGGGTAGATTTCAACGTTCCTATCGACAATGATGGGAAAATTGTAGATGACACAAGAATTAGAAAAACGCTACCAACAATCACCTATCTCCTTGACAGGGAAGCCAAGGTAATTCTCGCCTCCCATTTAGGGCGTCCCAAAGGAAAAGATCTGAAATACTCTCTAAAACCCGTTGCAGAGCACCTTTCTAAGATTATCCAAAGAGAAGTGAAATTTGTTGATGATTGTATTGGTGAAAAAGTCGAAAAAGCTATCCAACAACTAAATGATGGAGAAATTTTATTGCTGGAAAACGTAAGATTTTATAAAGAAGAAGAGAAGAACGATCCTGAATTTTCGAAAAAGCTGGCTTCATACTTTGATGTTTATGTAAATGACGCCTTCGCCACCGCCCACAGGGCACATGCTTCAACTTACGGCATGGCTGAATACATGGAAATCCGTCTTGCAGGTCTTCTGATGAAAAAAGAAATTGAAGTGCTATCTAAGGTAAGAGACAATCCTGAACATCCATTTGTAGTAATTCTCGGTGGTGCAAAGGTAAAGGATAAAATAGGAATAATAAAGTATCTATTGCCTAAAGCAGATGCTTTGATGATCGGTGGTGGAATGGCTTACACTTTTCTTTACGCTCTCGGACAAAAAATTGGGAAGTCAATTCTCGATAAAGATATGTTAGACCAAGTAAAGGAATTCTTGGCCACAGAAAAGATCATTCTTCCTGAAGACCACGTGGTAGCCGATAAATTGGAAGAAGGTTGCACCTACAAGGCAGTTAAAGAAATACCTGATGACATGATTGGTGTGGATATAGGTCCCAAAACCGTTACACGATATATTTCTGCACTTCCAGATTCAGGCACCCTTTTTTGGAATGGCCCCCTTGGAGTAATTGAAATTGAAGAATTTGCTAAAGGTAGTATAGAGTTATTAAAAGCGGTGGCTTATAAAACATCAAAAGGTCTGTTTTCTGTTATAGGAGGCGGTGACACCCTTACGGTCCTTGAAAAAGCCAAAATCGATGAAGATGCCTTCAGCCATGTATCGTCTGGCGGTGGTGCCACCCTTGAATTTTTAGCAGGGATTGATTTGCCAGGGATTAAAATACTTCAAGATAAAAAGTGA
- a CDS encoding sigma-70 family RNA polymerase sigma factor yields MSVRQGDSSFEYLLGDLEHISKNLTPEEEREYLKRAKAGDKEAIEKIVVACLPQVFEIAKYFAGVFQLGNDVIPDLVNEGNRGILTAIKRFDFSKSNRFFSYAWYWVRDYMIKFIRSYLGDVKFPEAVLKKLRKIRKAEADLIARSGKQPTDEELSEVLNLSPHEIRALRSIYLSSRSLDRGLETEEEESRENLVDILEQKALPSPEKYYAEVKMHQLIKEIFSFLSKKEAEIIKLYFGFEDGKKHTLEEIGERLGISKQRVSQLRDRALKRLKEKFGERIVNLFRELYREE; encoded by the coding sequence ATGTCGGTAAGGCAGGGTGATAGTTCTTTTGAGTATCTTTTAGGCGATTTAGAACACATTTCTAAAAATTTAACCCCGGAAGAGGAAAGAGAATACCTAAAAAGAGCTAAAGCGGGTGACAAAGAGGCCATTGAAAAAATCGTTGTAGCATGCCTTCCCCAAGTTTTTGAAATAGCTAAGTATTTCGCAGGTGTGTTTCAGCTGGGAAATGACGTAATTCCAGATCTTGTTAACGAAGGGAACAGGGGAATTCTAACAGCTATCAAAAGGTTTGACTTTTCCAAATCCAACCGTTTTTTCTCTTATGCGTGGTATTGGGTTAGGGATTATATGATAAAATTTATAAGGAGTTATCTTGGGGATGTAAAATTTCCCGAAGCGGTCTTAAAAAAGTTGAGAAAGATAAGGAAAGCCGAAGCTGATCTGATTGCTAGAAGTGGAAAACAACCCACTGATGAAGAGCTTTCAGAGGTATTAAATCTTTCTCCTCATGAAATAAGAGCGTTGCGTTCAATTTATCTTTCCTCAAGGAGCCTCGATCGTGGTCTTGAAACGGAAGAAGAGGAGAGTAGAGAAAACTTAGTTGATATTTTGGAACAAAAGGCCCTTCCCTCGCCAGAAAAATACTATGCAGAAGTTAAGATGCACCAACTAATAAAGGAAATTTTCAGTTTTTTGAGTAAAAAGGAAGCTGAAATAATAAAACTTTATTTTGGTTTTGAAGATGGAAAAAAGCATACCTTGGAGGAGATCGGAGAGAGACTCGGAATATCAAAACAAAGAGTATCCCAATTACGTGATAGAGCCTTGAAACGACTCAAAGAAAAGTTTGGAGAGCGGATTGTGAATCTTTTCCGAGAACTATATCGAGAAGAGTAA
- a CDS encoding glutamate mutase L — MANGKELERVIATDCGSTTTKAILIEKKEEGYRLITRGEAPTTVEAPYEDVTRGVLNAFREVEELTGITILDGETIIKPKKDDKTGVDIYVSTSSAGGGLQMLVCGVVKSMTAESAARAALGAGAIVMEVIASNDGRMPHERVELIRRLRPDMILLAGGVDGGTIKHVVELAELIKAADPKPRFGTGYKLPVIYAGNKDAREEIQKILGDKVALYIVDNIRPVLERENLGPARHKIHDLFMEHVMQHAPGYKKLMSWTDHPIMPTPGAVGLLVEKVARNENIDVLGVDIGGATTDVFSVFGGVFNRTVSANLGMSYSISNVLVSAGVENILRWVPFSIDENDLKNRIRNKMIRPTTIPQTLGELIIEQAIAREALRLAFEHHKTMAVGLKGVQQERTISEAFAQTLSGATLVDMMSLALIIGSGGVLSHAPRRVQSALMMLDAFQPEGVTMLSVDSIFMMPHLGVLSEVNEKAATEVFDRDCLIRLGSSICPVGLDKEGKKCIDIVILKKDGTRIERSVNFGELVRIPLEVGEKAKAIIEPTKNFDVGAGKGKRLETEVEGGVVGLIIDCRGRPLNIPSDPKERVEKLSSWVRALDVYPIEPYEKLLKR, encoded by the coding sequence ATGGCAAATGGAAAAGAGCTTGAGAGAGTGATTGCAACCGATTGTGGAAGTACGACAACTAAGGCTATTTTAATTGAGAAAAAGGAAGAGGGTTACAGGTTAATAACCAGAGGGGAGGCGCCTACTACAGTTGAAGCCCCTTATGAGGACGTAACAAGGGGAGTCTTAAACGCTTTTAGAGAGGTTGAGGAATTAACCGGTATTACCATTCTTGATGGTGAAACGATTATTAAGCCCAAAAAAGATGATAAAACTGGTGTGGATATTTATGTATCAACTTCTTCTGCCGGTGGTGGTCTTCAGATGCTGGTTTGTGGTGTCGTTAAAAGCATGACAGCGGAAAGTGCTGCAAGGGCTGCTTTAGGGGCTGGTGCAATTGTTATGGAAGTGATCGCTTCCAATGACGGTAGAATGCCACATGAACGTGTTGAACTTATCAGAAGATTAAGGCCGGATATGATATTGCTTGCCGGTGGCGTTGATGGAGGTACTATAAAACATGTTGTTGAACTTGCAGAATTAATTAAGGCTGCTGATCCCAAGCCGAGGTTCGGAACGGGATATAAGCTACCTGTTATATATGCTGGTAACAAAGATGCAAGGGAGGAGATACAAAAGATACTTGGAGATAAAGTTGCCCTTTATATTGTAGATAACATCAGGCCTGTTCTGGAGAGGGAGAATTTAGGACCGGCGAGGCATAAAATCCACGATCTTTTTATGGAGCATGTAATGCAGCATGCTCCAGGATATAAGAAACTGATGAGCTGGACTGACCACCCTATAATGCCAACCCCGGGTGCGGTGGGCCTTCTTGTTGAAAAAGTGGCAAGAAATGAAAATATAGATGTGCTCGGGGTTGATATAGGGGGTGCTACAACGGATGTATTTTCGGTTTTTGGTGGTGTTTTTAACAGAACGGTTTCTGCTAACTTGGGAATGAGTTACTCCATTTCTAACGTCCTTGTTTCCGCTGGTGTTGAGAATATTTTAAGGTGGGTGCCGTTTTCTATTGACGAGAATGATTTGAAAAATAGGATTAGGAATAAGATGATTAGACCTACTACGATTCCTCAGACACTTGGGGAGTTAATAATTGAGCAGGCGATTGCCAGAGAAGCACTGAGGTTGGCCTTTGAGCATCACAAAACGATGGCCGTTGGCTTAAAAGGAGTTCAGCAGGAAAGAACAATATCTGAAGCCTTTGCCCAGACTCTCTCAGGCGCTACCCTTGTAGATATGATGTCCCTTGCTTTGATTATTGGTTCGGGTGGAGTTCTCTCCCATGCACCCCGCCGCGTACAATCTGCTCTTATGATGCTGGATGCTTTTCAGCCTGAAGGTGTTACGATGCTCTCTGTCGATTCCATATTTATGATGCCTCACTTGGGGGTTTTATCAGAAGTAAATGAAAAGGCTGCAACGGAGGTATTTGACAGGGATTGTCTCATTCGCCTTGGCTCTTCAATTTGCCCTGTGGGTCTCGATAAAGAGGGTAAAAAGTGCATAGATATCGTGATTCTCAAAAAGGATGGTACAAGAATTGAAAGAAGTGTGAATTTTGGGGAATTGGTAAGAATCCCTCTTGAAGTTGGTGAGAAAGCAAAGGCAATTATTGAGCCTACTAAGAATTTTGATGTTGGTGCAGGTAAGGGAAAAAGGCTTGAAACCGAAGTAGAAGGTGGAGTTGTGGGTCTAATTATTGATTGTCGTGGAAGACCTTTGAACATCCCATCAGATCCAAAGGAAAGGGTAGAGAAATTGTCTTCCTGGGTGAGAGCTCTTGATGTCTATCCAATAGAGCCTTACGAAAAACTTCTGAAGAGATAA
- a CDS encoding adenylate/guanylate cyclase domain-containing protein, with amino-acid sequence MKQLILPEKRIVTVIFADLVNFTRISENKDPEDVLNMLNEIFETIEQVVYKYEGFIDKYLGDGVMILFGAPIAHEDDLERAIRCSTEILSAVERLAEDLKEDIKVKISINNGYVISGYTGGSRKRMYTVIGDTVNVAEKINDLAHPCSIVVTERVAEYTAHLFDFKPLGEFNIPGREEPIKLYEYVQPKILEYGSLPTFKGKLVPLVGRKREFERLKSLLNSIESGISTSVSIIGEAGVGKSRMKYEIKKYCKEYKDYIILEALCKSQSKESAYEPFLDIIKALTQIKPEDNKETKRVKIHNTFEKHDIPVNAEKVIQNLLGLDPEFKLKEKLDIFEAFYEIFKSLSQNRPLFLIFEDIHWIDEASLDLLRFLIEKTSNLRIFYLLTYRPTKTILLPELSLTENIVLQNLTKEESEELIKNLLEAQELPAEFVELVYSKTEGNPLFIEELIERIYKDGFFQIKDGKLSLIKNLNEASIPDKITNLFLQEIDKLPPDTKQVAKIASVIGREFSKKILEEIWQREDLGFHLRKLEESGIAYADKTKEDHYIFKHSFVRDAAYNLLLRKEQKELHKKVGEAIEKLYINHLEEFYESLAYHFELSDVLEKALYYNYKSGINLANIRMYSAACSKLRKAEEILEKISGSENEMVDKSMIFDLYYRYAEALLKVGHFNEAEVKIKKAINIATEISDFYLLSNCYQIEVEINYQSGNLHTLIANLEAYKNHLPSTFFETYKNYAILEKNPYEFDEASLEMSTKRMKNAKPIEFAKYAEVNIEHINNIGGKKLTEKIITLLNEAESKVDELILPEYKLRKTKILLDSRLYDHAREEIEFSKNIIKKEYDEDSYVWLLIFDSIIKREQGEFAQAQKLLNIARSIAEDIPNHFLRGTILFNLGILNLGYLGERLGALTNFATSSEILQQIGERKIFFLTKIYSWVTNIYIGNINTYDELPSNLKVPENLEWYKIKNMLEILKGITELMIGDPKNGVNSLKKANYTYSNSEILILLLYTFLLLTSLKKDELLDDLVNRVLFVLQGRTENILDFAHYNSTLLIYHYLKNNMEKGRQIVKQRGDNPRIKAIRESSLIFEFGNIVYNGDIDNLEKYYMIEEILTQLDIIRLPIQKILLSVIQYKLIGDTDIALKESKIKQLRQEMNKYRLTNLVPLIENLHKSES; translated from the coding sequence TTGAAGCAATTAATACTTCCAGAAAAACGCATTGTTACAGTTATTTTTGCTGACCTCGTTAATTTCACAAGAATTAGCGAAAACAAGGACCCAGAAGATGTTCTCAACATGTTAAACGAAATTTTCGAAACGATCGAACAAGTTGTTTATAAATATGAAGGTTTTATAGATAAATACCTTGGTGATGGCGTGATGATTTTGTTTGGTGCCCCTATTGCCCATGAAGACGACCTTGAACGTGCAATCCGTTGTTCAACTGAGATTCTTTCAGCAGTAGAAAGGCTTGCAGAAGATCTTAAAGAAGACATAAAAGTTAAAATTTCTATAAACAACGGTTATGTAATCAGTGGATACACTGGCGGATCAAGGAAACGAATGTATACAGTTATAGGTGATACTGTAAATGTAGCTGAAAAGATAAATGACCTTGCACATCCATGCTCTATAGTTGTGACAGAAAGGGTGGCCGAATATACGGCGCACCTTTTTGATTTCAAGCCCTTAGGAGAATTTAATATACCGGGAAGGGAAGAACCTATAAAGCTTTATGAGTATGTGCAGCCGAAAATCCTGGAATACGGTTCACTTCCAACTTTCAAAGGGAAACTGGTACCACTTGTGGGTAGAAAAAGGGAATTTGAAAGATTGAAAAGTCTTCTCAATTCAATAGAAAGCGGAATCAGCACGTCAGTGTCAATAATTGGAGAAGCAGGAGTAGGCAAATCAAGAATGAAATACGAAATCAAAAAGTATTGTAAAGAATATAAGGACTATATAATTTTAGAAGCCCTTTGTAAAAGTCAAAGTAAAGAATCTGCTTATGAACCTTTTTTGGACATCATAAAGGCACTAACACAAATAAAACCCGAAGATAACAAAGAGACAAAACGAGTCAAAATCCATAACACTTTCGAAAAACATGATATTCCAGTCAATGCAGAAAAGGTAATACAAAACCTTCTTGGGCTTGACCCCGAGTTCAAATTAAAGGAAAAATTAGACATTTTCGAGGCCTTTTATGAAATATTCAAAAGCCTTTCACAAAACAGGCCCTTATTTTTAATATTCGAAGATATCCATTGGATTGATGAAGCCTCCCTTGACCTGCTAAGATTTTTAATAGAAAAGACTTCAAATCTTAGAATATTTTACCTTTTAACCTATAGGCCCACGAAAACCATTTTACTTCCTGAACTGTCGTTGACAGAAAACATAGTGCTACAAAATTTAACAAAGGAGGAGTCAGAGGAACTAATTAAAAATCTACTTGAGGCTCAGGAATTACCAGCCGAATTTGTTGAACTTGTGTACAGTAAAACAGAAGGCAACCCTCTATTTATAGAAGAACTAATCGAAAGAATTTACAAGGACGGATTTTTCCAAATAAAAGATGGAAAACTTTCGCTGATTAAAAACCTGAACGAGGCATCAATTCCTGATAAAATCACTAATCTATTCCTCCAAGAAATTGACAAACTTCCACCTGACACCAAACAAGTAGCCAAAATAGCATCGGTAATAGGGAGAGAATTTAGTAAAAAAATTTTAGAGGAAATATGGCAACGTGAAGATCTTGGATTTCACTTAAGAAAATTAGAAGAATCTGGCATCGCTTATGCTGACAAAACTAAAGAAGACCATTACATATTTAAGCATTCCTTTGTTCGTGATGCAGCTTACAATTTGCTACTCAGAAAGGAGCAGAAAGAATTACACAAAAAAGTAGGGGAAGCAATTGAAAAACTTTACATTAACCACTTAGAGGAATTCTATGAAAGTCTTGCATACCATTTTGAGCTGAGCGATGTCTTAGAGAAAGCCCTGTACTATAATTATAAGTCAGGAATCAATCTCGCAAATATTAGGATGTATTCAGCTGCCTGCTCAAAGCTAAGAAAAGCTGAAGAAATTCTTGAAAAAATTTCAGGAAGTGAAAATGAAATGGTTGATAAGAGTATGATCTTTGACCTCTACTATCGCTACGCTGAAGCACTTCTTAAAGTCGGGCACTTCAATGAGGCCGAGGTTAAAATTAAGAAGGCAATTAATATCGCTACAGAAATTAGCGATTTCTACCTTCTCAGCAATTGTTATCAGATCGAAGTTGAAATTAATTATCAAAGTGGGAATCTTCATACTTTAATAGCAAACCTCGAAGCTTACAAAAACCACTTACCATCCACATTCTTTGAAACCTATAAAAATTATGCAATTTTGGAAAAGAATCCTTATGAATTTGACGAAGCTTCTCTCGAAATGAGCACCAAAAGAATGAAAAACGCTAAACCTATAGAATTTGCCAAATACGCAGAAGTAAACATTGAACACATAAATAATATTGGAGGCAAAAAATTAACGGAAAAAATAATAACACTATTAAACGAAGCCGAATCCAAAGTTGATGAACTAATACTTCCAGAATACAAGCTCAGAAAAACTAAAATACTCTTGGATTCCCGTCTATATGATCATGCTCGTGAGGAAATAGAATTTTCTAAAAATATTATCAAAAAAGAGTACGACGAGGATAGTTATGTTTGGTTACTAATTTTTGACTCCATCATTAAGAGGGAACAGGGTGAATTTGCACAAGCACAGAAGCTACTAAATATAGCTCGTAGCATCGCAGAAGACATACCAAACCACTTCTTAAGAGGAACTATCCTATTCAATTTAGGTATTCTAAACTTGGGGTATCTGGGAGAACGCCTTGGCGCTTTAACCAATTTCGCAACTTCATCAGAAATTCTACAGCAAATCGGTGAAAGAAAAATCTTCTTCCTGACAAAAATCTACTCCTGGGTTACAAATATTTATATTGGAAATATAAACACTTATGATGAACTTCCTTCCAACTTGAAGGTACCAGAAAACCTTGAGTGGTATAAAATTAAGAATATGCTGGAAATATTGAAAGGCATAACAGAGCTCATGATTGGAGACCCCAAAAATGGCGTTAATAGTTTAAAAAAAGCAAATTACACTTATTCAAACTCGGAAATATTAATTCTACTCCTTTACACCTTTCTTTTGCTAACATCTCTTAAAAAAGATGAACTTCTCGATGATTTAGTAAACAGAGTACTTTTTGTTTTACAAGGGCGCACCGAAAATATCCTTGACTTTGCCCACTATAATTCCACACTCCTTATCTACCACTATCTGAAGAATAACATGGAGAAAGGCCGTCAAATTGTTAAACAAAGAGGAGATAACCCAAGAATAAAGGCGATCCGTGAAAGTTCGCTAATTTTTGAATTTGGAAACATCGTCTATAATGGAGACATTGATAATCTCGAAAAGTACTATATGATAGAAGAAATCTTAACTCAACTCGACATCATACGTCTTCCAATACAAAAAATACTTCTAAGTGTGATCCAGTACAAATTAATAGGCGACACCGATATTGCCTTAAAAGAATCAAAAATTAAGCAGCTACGACAAGAAATGAATAAGTACAGATTAACCAACCTCGTACCACTCATTGAAAATTTGCATAAAAGTGAAAGTTGA
- a CDS encoding DUF1573 domain-containing protein: MIETLLSIVIISLIPMPEWGNFGKVEEGEVVSARFWLKNNTNDTIKIVSIKPSCGCTYALQSSNVVKPGDSTAVDVEFNTKGYSGEVMQLVRVKYEGKNSGELYLKLKGEVIKSTLAPDELIRYMSVLIDIRDKSEFDKEHLIGSIWVDKNRFLSTVKALKIPRNTLIVLVTNDEGDRRFLELLRKEGYGNSYILKGGIPNWKRKMGETLVKKGEN; encoded by the coding sequence ATGATAGAGACTCTATTAAGTATCGTTATTATTTCACTTATTCCGATGCCAGAGTGGGGCAATTTTGGTAAAGTAGAAGAGGGAGAAGTTGTCTCAGCCAGATTTTGGTTGAAAAACAACACTAATGATACCATCAAGATAGTTTCTATAAAACCATCATGCGGATGTACTTATGCCTTGCAATCTTCAAATGTTGTAAAACCAGGTGATTCAACCGCTGTGGATGTTGAGTTTAATACTAAAGGTTACTCTGGAGAAGTTATGCAATTAGTCAGGGTTAAATACGAAGGAAAAAATAGTGGAGAATTGTATTTAAAACTCAAGGGAGAAGTTATCAAGTCAACCTTGGCTCCCGATGAGCTTATCCGCTATATGAGCGTCTTAATAGATATAAGGGACAAATCTGAATTTGACAAGGAGCATCTTATAGGTTCAATATGGGTTGATAAGAATAGGTTTTTAAGCACAGTTAAAGCTTTAAAGATACCCCGAAATACACTGATTGTTCTGGTGACAAACGACGAAGGTGACAGGCGATTTTTAGAATTATTGAGAAAAGAGGGCTACGGGAATTCTTACATTCTTAAAGGGGGGATTCCTAATTGGAAAAGGAAAATGGGAGAGACTTTAGTTAAAAAGGGAGAAAATTAG
- the rseP gene encoding RIP metalloprotease RseP: MLTFVLVLLFLGILIAVHEFGHFIACRIQRIGVEEFSIGFGPRLLTFTDKVGTRYSLSLIPFGGYVKIKGEEKSENPEPGDFWIQPFYKKIFVVISGPVFNLILALVVFVLGYSLVGYETIPIYRVYKVKSESASIQPGDSIIAIDGKFVNTIEDLYYYFSKREKHILLIDRWNQRVTIELLGKNFDSLGVIFAIPPIVNRIEKGSPAHKAGLKKGDKIVRFNNTPVSLWQEVVDSIRSYPGKEISLAVERGRDTVEFLITPLVETTPNNEKIGRIGITAPSVRKRLNIFEAVRVSITRSLEITWIYIVYLLRLIRGKVPLSNLGGPIMIGKVIYTASSYGLFQLLYLLGLISINLFIINLIPLPALDGWHFLVYLVEGITKRELSPQVRRVLQLIGFTFLLILMVVIAFFDILRIVR; the protein is encoded by the coding sequence GTGCTTACATTTGTGTTGGTTTTACTATTTTTGGGAATCCTTATAGCGGTTCACGAGTTTGGTCATTTTATTGCCTGTAGGATTCAACGCATTGGAGTGGAGGAGTTTTCAATAGGCTTTGGTCCTCGACTGTTAACTTTTACCGATAAGGTAGGTACGAGATATAGTTTATCTCTGATTCCCTTTGGAGGGTATGTTAAAATAAAGGGAGAAGAAAAGTCCGAAAACCCAGAACCAGGTGATTTTTGGATTCAACCTTTTTACAAAAAAATTTTCGTTGTTATCTCTGGTCCTGTTTTTAATCTTATCCTTGCTCTCGTGGTGTTTGTACTTGGATATTCTCTGGTAGGGTACGAAACCATTCCTATTTATAGAGTTTATAAAGTAAAGAGCGAAAGCGCTTCTATTCAACCAGGTGATAGCATCATCGCTATAGATGGCAAATTTGTCAATACTATAGAAGACCTTTATTACTACTTCTCAAAAAGAGAAAAGCATATTTTGTTAATTGACCGTTGGAATCAGAGAGTCACCATAGAATTATTGGGCAAAAACTTTGATTCACTGGGGGTTATCTTTGCAATTCCACCTATTGTAAATCGGATTGAAAAGGGAAGTCCTGCACATAAGGCAGGTCTTAAAAAAGGTGACAAGATTGTAAGGTTTAATAACACTCCCGTTTCATTGTGGCAAGAGGTTGTAGATTCTATAAGAAGTTATCCCGGAAAAGAGATAAGCCTTGCCGTTGAAAGAGGAAGAGATACTGTTGAATTTTTAATCACTCCGTTGGTTGAAACTACGCCAAATAATGAAAAAATCGGAAGGATAGGTATTACCGCACCGTCCGTAAGGAAGAGGTTAAATATATTTGAAGCCGTTAGAGTTTCTATAACGAGAAGCCTTGAGATAACTTGGATTTACATAGTGTATCTCCTGAGGCTGATTAGGGGCAAGGTTCCTTTATCAAATCTTGGGGGTCCTATAATGATTGGAAAGGTTATATACACTGCATCAAGTTATGGACTTTTCCAGCTTCTTTATCTTTTGGGCTTGATATCAATAAATCTCTTTATAATAAATTTGATACCATTACCCGCACTGGATGGATGGCACTTTCTGGTTTACTTGGTTGAAGGTATTACAAAGAGAGAACTGTCGCCACAGGTCAGGAGGGTTTTGCAGCTTATTGGATTTACTTTTCTTCTAATTTTAATGGTTGTGATTGCATTTTTTGATATTTTGAGGATTGTTCGTTAA